One Denticeps clupeoides chromosome 10, fDenClu1.1, whole genome shotgun sequence genomic window carries:
- the LOC114798392 gene encoding low-density lipoprotein receptor-related protein 1-like, translating to MLLLLLVSGILLGSGMCAPGREADGPKTCSPRQFVCKDQVTCISKGWRCDGEKDCPDGSDESPDICHHAHVSQCPPNEFECRGTDVCITLSKLCDGVSDCSDGRDEGAHCRALRPNCTSFGCHYNCAVTVDGPKCYCKNGYEVAEDSKTCKDHNECALYGTCSQTCTNTEGSYACSCVEGYLSQPDNRSCKAKNVPVDRPALLLVANAQSIQAMQLNGLQPFSTPTKQTTAMDFIYANETVCWIHVGDVPANTQLKCAKIFNGKSFTDERVINISFILHNVEQMAIDWLTGNFYFVDDMDDRIFVCSQDGSTCVTLLDQELYDPKSIALDPNSGKVFFTDYGQIPKVERCDMDGQNRTKLVDSKIVFPYGIALDLVTRLVYWADAYLDYIEVVDYEGKNRHTIIKGLLIEHLYSLTVFENYLYATNSDNANLQPKTSVIRVNRFNSSDFQVVTRLDKGGAGARVPSEEPAASAESRLCRGSEREAWRLFRHLPAGQQPQDSHLPLPFWLQPGKRRQILQEARA from the exons GCCCTAAGACCTGCAGCCCTCGGCAGTTTGTCTGTAAGGACCAGGTGACGTGCATCTCTAAAGGATGGCGCTGCGATGGAGAGAAGGACTGTCCGGACGGCTCCGATGAGTCCCCAGATATTT gtcacCATGCTCATGTGTCTCAGTGTCCTCCCAACGAGTTTGAGTGCCGAGGTACCGACGTGTGCATCACCCTCAGCAAGCTGTGTGACGGAGTCTCCGATTGTTCTGATGGGCGCGATGAGGGGGCTCACTGCCGAG CTCTACGGCCAAACTGCACCAGTTTTGGGTGTCACTATAACTGCGCCGTCACTGTGGATGGGCCCAAGTGCTACTGCAAGAACGGCTATGAAGTGGCAGAGGACAGCAAAACATGTAAAG ACCACAACGAGTGTGCGCTGTACGGGACATGCAGCCAGACCTGCACCAACACTGAGGGCTCCTacgcctgcagctgtgtggagGGCTACCTGTCTCAGCCGGACAACCGCTCCTGCAAGGCCAAGAACG TGCCGGTCGATCGGCCCGCCTTGCTGCTAGTGGCCAACGCCCAGAGCATCCAGGCCATGCAACTGAACGGCTTGCAGCCGTTCTCCACCCCCACCAAGCAAACCACGGCCATGGACTTCATCTACGCAAACGAGACGGTCTGCTGGATCCACGTGGGCGACGTCCCGGCCAACACGCAGCTCAAGTGCGCCAAGATCTTTAACGGCAAGAGCTTCACGGACGAGCGCGTCATCAACATCTCCTTCATCCTGCACA ATGTGGAGCAGATGGCCATTGATTGGCTCACAGGAAACTTCTACTTTGTTGATGACATGGACGACCGCATCTTTGTCTGCAGTCAGGACGGCTCCACCTGCGTCACCCTACTGGACCAGGAGCTCTACGACCCCAAAAGCATTGCCCTGGACCCAAACAGCGG GAAGGTGTTCTTCACAGACTATGGTCAAATTCCCAAAGTGGAGCGCTGTGACATGGACGGCCAGAATCGCACCAAGCTGGTGGACAGTAAGATCGTGTTCCCCTATGGCATTGCGCTGGACCTGGTCACCCGGCTGGTCTACTGGGCTGACGCCTACCTGGACTACATCGAGGTGGTGGATTATGAAGGCAAGAACAGGCACACCATCATTAAGGGTCTGCTG ATCGAGCACCTCTACAGCCTGACCGTGTTCGAGAACTACCTGTACGCCACCAACTCGGACAACGCCAACCTGCAGCCCAAGACCAGCGTGATTCGCGTCAACCGCTTCAACAGCTCCGACTTCCAGGTGGTAACGCGCCTGGACAAGGGCGGGGCGGGTGCACGTGTACCATCAGAGGAGCCAGCCGCCAG TGCGGAGTCACGCTTGTGCCGTGGATCAGAACGGGAAGCCTGGCGGCTGTTCAGACATCTGCCTGCTGGCCAACAGCCACAAGACTCGCACCTGCCGCTGCCGTTCTGGCTTCAGCCTGGGAAGCGACGGCAGATCCTGCAAGA AGCCCGAGCATGA